TGCAGGAGGAGATGCTGAAGTTTATCGGGGTGGAGTCGATCGAGGATCTGATCGCGGACATTCCTGAAGAGGTCCGCATGAAGGAAGCGATGAAGCTTCCTGAACCTTTTGAGGATGAAGCGGGGATATACAGGCATGTGAGCGGGATCATGAACAAAAACAAAACGGCGGAGGAACTTCGCTGCTTTCTTGGAGCAGGTTGCTACAACCG
This Synergistaceae bacterium DNA region includes the following protein-coding sequences:
- a CDS encoding aminomethyl-transferring glycine dehydrogenase; the encoded protein is MGKKVYPYIPNSEPEVQEEMLKFIGVESIEDLIADIPEEVRMKEAMKLPEPFEDEAGIYRHVSGIMNKNKTAEELRCFLGAGCYNR